Proteins found in one Bremerella volcania genomic segment:
- a CDS encoding recombinase family protein, which produces MSITNGVVPRNGIFFRVLIIARISTEHQDKLSLEDQIELSRGWCRQHLDQRFEEQIIQSQGSGELLDRQELRDLEDAILSDEIDLIIAEDLGRICRRNAAVAFLELAEDHETRVVTLNDNLDTENDDWRFKAGFATMHHEFSNADTGKRIRRTLRSRHMQGLVVQCLPYGYIKPHPGASDQEVTKDPAAEPIIEEIFSRLENGVSYSEVVDWLNAKKVPTGKYVSSNRWTVSTLRNLVYNPLLKGVRVRNRVKSKRINKTGRRKSIKAAPDELLERHCPHLAFVEAHRYDALIRFLDKKNAAYRRKKMDGRDPRAMVPKKRTRFPGQQVFCAVCGHPMRWGGHGQVDRLVCKGAKEYKCWQGATFDGNLASEKILAAVLQAIEELPDFAENLQSQIMEESQTLTDSRYSEKKQIQKRIDSLNREMANLIQFVKSGNHSEVLTREIAETELQLTEAKFELQELGERSCLVPKLPSSDMVRELAKDAITKHLDCPYRMSRVMRPLIPRIEAHPMRLCVGGSVLIRAKFQMTLCHLIPGMKDFSVAREAMTRTIEVDLFEPVQRELFREQVVKLRETGMYQRDIAAHLGITQPAVQNALKLQGVMDASGLKDPYVPVTEAPTDLGRMRRHRHSRFEFQQYDPGS; this is translated from the coding sequence ATGTCGATCACAAATGGCGTTGTTCCGCGAAATGGCATATTCTTTCGAGTCTTAATTATTGCTCGGATTAGCACGGAGCATCAGGATAAGCTTAGCCTTGAGGATCAGATTGAGCTCAGTCGAGGTTGGTGCCGTCAGCATCTCGATCAGCGTTTCGAAGAACAGATTATTCAAAGCCAGGGAAGCGGCGAACTGCTGGATCGTCAAGAGCTTCGAGACCTCGAGGATGCGATCTTGTCAGATGAAATTGATCTGATCATCGCTGAAGACTTAGGTCGTATCTGTCGCCGGAATGCCGCTGTAGCATTCCTTGAACTGGCGGAAGACCACGAGACACGTGTCGTTACCCTGAATGACAATTTGGATACTGAAAACGACGACTGGCGTTTCAAAGCCGGTTTCGCAACGATGCATCACGAGTTTTCGAATGCAGATACGGGCAAGCGAATTCGGCGAACTCTTCGGAGCCGGCACATGCAGGGCTTGGTCGTCCAGTGTTTGCCATATGGATATATCAAACCGCATCCTGGGGCCTCCGATCAAGAAGTCACTAAAGATCCTGCGGCCGAGCCAATTATCGAGGAGATTTTCTCTCGGCTCGAGAACGGAGTGAGCTATTCTGAAGTCGTTGATTGGTTGAACGCTAAGAAGGTTCCAACCGGGAAGTATGTCAGCTCGAATCGCTGGACTGTTTCAACGCTTAGAAACCTGGTTTATAACCCGCTGTTGAAGGGCGTTCGTGTTCGAAATCGCGTGAAGTCAAAACGTATCAACAAGACAGGACGACGCAAATCGATCAAGGCAGCTCCGGATGAGTTGCTTGAGCGCCATTGCCCTCATCTGGCATTCGTCGAAGCTCATCGATACGACGCTCTGATTCGGTTCCTTGATAAAAAGAACGCGGCCTATCGGCGAAAGAAGATGGACGGCCGCGACCCACGAGCGATGGTTCCCAAAAAGCGAACTCGCTTTCCTGGTCAGCAAGTGTTTTGTGCCGTTTGTGGGCACCCGATGCGATGGGGCGGTCATGGTCAAGTCGATCGCTTGGTCTGTAAAGGCGCTAAGGAATATAAGTGTTGGCAAGGTGCAACGTTCGACGGGAATTTGGCTTCCGAGAAGATCCTTGCCGCCGTGCTTCAAGCTATCGAAGAACTACCAGACTTCGCCGAGAACCTTCAAAGTCAAATCATGGAAGAGTCGCAGACACTTACCGACTCACGGTACTCGGAGAAAAAGCAGATCCAAAAAAGGATCGATAGTCTCAATCGTGAAATGGCCAACCTGATTCAGTTCGTCAAGAGTGGGAATCACTCGGAAGTCTTGACGAGAGAGATCGCAGAAACGGAGCTTCAGTTGACCGAGGCGAAGTTTGAGCTGCAAGAGCTTGGTGAACGCTCATGCTTGGTTCCTAAGCTTCCTTCTTCCGATATGGTTCGCGAACTTGCCAAGGATGCCATCACGAAGCATCTCGATTGTCCTTACCGAATGAGCCGTGTGATGCGCCCGCTGATTCCGCGCATTGAGGCTCATCCGATGCGACTTTGCGTTGGTGGATCGGTTCTCATTCGAGCTAAATTTCAGATGACATTGTGTCACTTGATTCCTGGGATGAAGGATTTTTCCGTGGCGCGAGAAGCCATGACACGGACGATCGAGGTGGATCTCTTTGAGCCGGTCCAGCGCGAGTTGTTCCGTGAACAGGTTGTCAAGCTTCGTGAAACGGGCATGTATCAAAGGGATATCGCTGCCCACCTGGGTATCACGCAGCCTGCGGTCCAAAATGCATTGAAACTGCAGGGTGTGATGGACGCCTCAGGACTGAAAGATCCTTACGTTCCGGTGACGGAAGCCCCAACTGATTTGGGCCGTATGCGACGTCACCGGCATTCTCGATTCGAGTTTCAGCAATATGATCCTGGTAGCTAA